A window of the Rhodohalobacter mucosus genome harbors these coding sequences:
- a CDS encoding LacI family DNA-binding transcriptional regulator, whose translation MSHTIYDIAKAAGVSIATVSRVFNKAESVKPSTREKVMKVADRLGYQPHVYAQGLASKRKNRIMMLAPVMSNYFLTEILRGIQDCLASHDIELNIVNISQDSRAIDQVENIIKKSWAEGYLLVSLHLNEEELSCLERYQVPISLLDDYSSYFDSVSFDNVEGAFLATDYLISRGYERIVILSANPNAIPIRERLAGYKKALEKSKIPFRESYVVTGDNMERDGFNEQSGYEAMRKILTMDPMPDAVFCTSDIKAVGAQKAMRETGLKIPLISFDNLSISEYIGLSTVSQPMYRMGSEATEMLISRIRNGESKSRHTQYEPELVIRSSSEKPTVKHEAV comes from the coding sequence TTGTCACATACAATCTATGATATAGCCAAGGCTGCAGGTGTAAGCATTGCTACAGTTTCCAGGGTGTTTAACAAAGCTGAATCTGTAAAACCGTCAACGCGCGAAAAAGTAATGAAGGTTGCAGACCGGTTGGGTTACCAGCCTCATGTGTATGCTCAGGGTCTTGCCAGCAAACGCAAAAATCGCATTATGATGCTCGCTCCGGTTATGTCGAACTACTTCCTAACCGAAATTTTGAGAGGAATACAGGACTGCCTTGCCTCTCACGATATTGAGCTGAATATTGTAAACATCAGCCAGGACAGCAGAGCCATTGACCAGGTTGAGAATATCATAAAAAAAAGCTGGGCTGAAGGGTATCTCCTTGTCTCGCTTCACCTGAATGAGGAGGAACTGTCATGCCTAGAGAGATATCAGGTTCCAATCAGCCTGCTGGATGATTACAGCAGTTATTTCGATTCTGTAAGCTTCGACAATGTCGAGGGAGCATTTTTGGCAACGGACTACCTGATTTCCCGTGGATATGAGCGTATAGTTATTTTGTCCGCGAATCCGAATGCCATCCCTATCCGTGAGCGTCTGGCCGGATACAAAAAGGCACTTGAAAAGAGTAAAATCCCTTTCCGGGAGTCCTATGTCGTTACAGGCGATAATATGGAGAGAGACGGGTTTAACGAACAGAGCGGCTATGAAGCCATGAGGAAAATATTAACCATGGATCCCATGCCGGATGCCGTATTCTGTACATCCGACATCAAAGCGGTGGGAGCTCAAAAAGCAATGAGGGAAACGGGGCTCAAGATTCCGCTGATCAGTTTTGATAACCTCAGCATATCCGAATATATCGGATTGTCTACCGTAAGCCAGCCCATGTATAGAATGGGTTCTGAGGCAACCGAAATGCTTATAAGCAGAATCAGAAATGGCGAATCAAAATCCCGGCACACTCAATATGAACCGGAGCTGGTTATCCGGTCTTCTTCTGAAAAGCCAACCGTAAAACACGAAGCAGTATGA
- a CDS encoding alpha-amylase family glycosyl hydrolase: MSPLLYLIFLLVPASAFSQAISSDPSFPTEDGPITIIFDASQADRDDLVDFQGDVYAHTGVIVSEADIGSGNWSYVKSNWGENLPELQMSSTGENIWELQIDDIREFYSVPESVDRIYQLAFVFRSADTNLQSENLYVDINNNSIAVQFSSPSVSGLNPYFAELSEVIEFEIEGTSPSGTLQSITLFQDGSEIASSSGSDFLSYSYTVTDQGRKDFVALAVDSEGQEARDSLYIVINPPVTVLSRPAGVEDGITYHEGGTSATLSVYAPGKDFVYLIGDFSGWEVREEYFMNLDSSAPEGQRFWITLDNLTPGETYRYQYLVDGEIRVADLYSELVIDPFFDRFIPETIYPDLPVYPAGLTEHTVSVLEPGRDEYVWQVTDFERPPKEELIIYELLVRDFLEEQSFQVLADTLGYLERLGVNAIELMPVSQFDGNISWGYNPTFHGALDKSYGTRRAFKQFVDEAHSRGIAVLLDVVYNHAHDRSPLIRMFGQSRGSDFANGNPLLGPGHAYNVFFHLNHDHPYIQYWVDRMNRYWLETYNIDGYRFDLSKGFASNVDDRSLLDGENPQRISNLKRMYDEIRTYDQDAYIILEHFAAGSEERQLEQHGMMLWGNHNFNYSEGVMGYNEGIKSNMSGIYFGNRNFQNPHLVGYMESHDEQWLMHKAAEFGNDTNQDHNVKDLDTALQRMKLAGAFFFTIPGPKMLWQFGELGYGWAPGECLKPGGSGDGDCRATDPGRTDPKPIRWEYYDEENRNRLYRSWGELTRLRRSSPVFSSADTDFSSSLSGDTKWIRLSHSDMDALVIGNFGVTFNQLTVDFSAAGTWNDFVTGESIEVDNTLEQTFTLSPGEFRIFTSREIEPAESNVFFKPGESQFATLPNDFIIEPNFPNPFNPGTTIRYVVPEESPVRIDVYDILGRRVSTLVNNDLHPRGQFTINFDGSDLSSGVYITRMVGGGGSSVQKMTLIK; this comes from the coding sequence TTGTCACCGTTACTATATCTTATTTTTTTACTGGTTCCTGCGTCTGCATTTTCACAGGCGATTTCATCGGATCCTTCTTTTCCAACGGAGGATGGGCCGATAACCATCATTTTTGACGCATCACAGGCCGACAGGGATGACCTGGTTGACTTTCAGGGTGATGTGTATGCACACACCGGAGTGATTGTTTCCGAGGCAGATATCGGTTCCGGCAACTGGTCGTACGTTAAATCGAATTGGGGTGAAAACCTTCCTGAACTCCAGATGAGCAGCACGGGAGAGAACATCTGGGAACTTCAGATAGACGATATTCGCGAATTTTACTCCGTTCCGGAAAGCGTTGACAGAATCTACCAGCTTGCTTTTGTATTCAGAAGTGCGGATACGAATCTGCAGAGTGAAAATCTGTACGTGGATATAAACAATAACAGCATTGCCGTGCAATTTTCATCGCCATCCGTAAGCGGCCTCAATCCCTATTTTGCGGAGTTAAGTGAGGTTATTGAGTTTGAGATTGAGGGGACGTCGCCGTCGGGTACCCTGCAGTCGATTACACTCTTTCAGGATGGATCGGAGATTGCCTCCTCTTCGGGAAGTGATTTCTTAAGCTACTCCTACACGGTAACGGATCAGGGCAGAAAGGATTTTGTAGCCCTGGCTGTAGACTCCGAGGGCCAGGAGGCCAGGGATTCACTTTATATCGTGATCAATCCGCCCGTCACCGTGCTGTCGCGTCCTGCAGGTGTAGAAGATGGAATCACCTATCATGAGGGAGGGACATCGGCCACGCTCTCCGTGTACGCTCCGGGTAAGGATTTTGTATACCTGATCGGTGACTTCTCGGGTTGGGAGGTGCGTGAGGAGTACTTTATGAACCTGGACAGTAGCGCTCCGGAAGGGCAGAGATTCTGGATAACGCTTGATAACCTGACACCCGGTGAAACTTATCGTTATCAATACCTCGTTGACGGGGAGATACGGGTTGCGGATCTCTATTCGGAGCTTGTGATTGATCCGTTTTTCGACAGGTTTATTCCCGAAACCATCTATCCGGACCTTCCCGTGTATCCTGCCGGACTGACCGAGCATACGGTGAGTGTGCTGGAGCCGGGAAGAGATGAGTATGTATGGCAGGTAACCGATTTTGAACGGCCCCCAAAAGAAGAATTGATTATCTATGAGCTGCTTGTACGCGATTTCCTCGAGGAACAGTCGTTTCAGGTACTGGCCGATACGCTTGGCTACCTGGAGCGCCTCGGGGTAAACGCCATCGAGCTGATGCCGGTTTCTCAATTTGACGGCAACATCAGCTGGGGATACAATCCCACTTTCCACGGAGCCCTTGATAAGTCGTACGGTACCCGAAGGGCTTTCAAACAATTCGTGGATGAAGCACACAGCAGAGGCATAGCCGTGCTGCTGGATGTAGTGTACAATCACGCTCATGACAGATCTCCTCTGATCCGGATGTTCGGGCAGTCGCGGGGAAGTGATTTTGCAAACGGAAACCCGCTGCTCGGCCCCGGTCACGCCTACAACGTCTTTTTCCATCTCAATCACGATCATCCGTACATTCAGTACTGGGTGGATCGCATGAACCGCTACTGGCTCGAAACTTACAATATTGACGGTTACCGGTTCGACCTCTCCAAGGGTTTTGCCTCCAATGTGGACGACCGCAGCCTGCTCGACGGGGAGAATCCGCAGCGTATCAGCAACCTCAAGCGTATGTATGATGAAATCCGCACCTACGATCAGGATGCGTATATTATCCTAGAACATTTCGCCGCCGGTTCTGAGGAGAGACAGCTCGAACAGCATGGAATGATGCTCTGGGGCAATCACAATTTCAACTATTCGGAAGGTGTGATGGGGTACAATGAAGGCATCAAATCCAACATGTCGGGTATTTATTTTGGGAACCGCAATTTTCAGAATCCGCACCTGGTGGGTTATATGGAGAGTCATGATGAACAGTGGCTGATGCATAAGGCTGCCGAATTTGGCAATGACACCAATCAGGATCACAATGTTAAGGATCTGGATACGGCTCTTCAGCGAATGAAGCTGGCGGGTGCGTTTTTCTTTACAATACCCGGTCCCAAAATGCTTTGGCAGTTCGGTGAACTGGGATACGGCTGGGCACCGGGAGAGTGCCTGAAGCCGGGCGGAAGCGGGGATGGCGACTGCCGCGCAACGGACCCGGGGCGAACGGACCCGAAACCGATCCGATGGGAGTACTACGATGAGGAGAACAGAAACCGCCTCTACAGGTCATGGGGTGAGCTGACGCGCCTCAGAAGGTCAAGCCCGGTCTTCTCCTCAGCCGATACGGATTTCAGCTCATCGCTGAGCGGTGATACAAAATGGATTCGCCTTTCGCATTCTGACATGGACGCACTGGTAATCGGAAACTTTGGGGTTACATTCAATCAGCTTACCGTAGATTTCAGCGCGGCGGGGACCTGGAATGATTTTGTGACGGGTGAATCCATTGAGGTGGATAATACGCTTGAACAGACGTTTACACTATCACCCGGTGAATTCAGGATTTTCACGAGCAGGGAAATTGAACCTGCCGAATCCAATGTTTTTTTCAAACCCGGTGAATCACAATTTGCCACACTGCCGAACGATTTCATTATTGAACCTAATTTTCCCAACCCCTTTAACCCCGGCACAACCATACGATATGTGGTTCCGGAAGAGTCGCCCGTCAGGATTGATGTTTATGACATTCTGGGAAGACGTGTATCGACGCTGGTGAACAACGACCTGCATCCAAGGGGTCAGTTTACAATCAATTTTGACGGTTCTGACCTGAGCAGCGGAGTGTACATCACGAGAATGGTTGGCGGGGGCGGTTCATCGGTTCAGAAAATGACCCTGATTAAGTAA
- a CDS encoding sodium:solute symporter family transporter → MNYLDWLVIALYAAGLIGLSYYLSRGQSTTEDYYLGSKNFRWWQVGLSTMATQLGAVSFISAPAFVGLRQGGGLQWLTYEFAVPIAMIFLIIFIFPPLYKSGIISIYSYLGNRFGKSTTKILSAVFQFSRAFAAGITVYAVAIVLEAVFGIPLWINILVTGLVALIYDYLGGMKAIVISDVIQMAILFIGFLICSYIAFDLIGGWNVFMDNLDRSRLDAVSFSNLGIGDGEEFGFWPMVVGGFFLYTAYYGCDQSQAQRILSSKDMKNVRKALLFNGFCRFPTVLLYCGMGLLIGTFAMMTPQFLGSIPEGQSDYMVPLFIVEYLPNGLIGLLVAAILAAAMSSLDSALNSLSAATVQDFILPSRKGHVSMDQQFRLSKKYTVFWGVICVLLAFSAGNIAPTVIEAINKIGSLFYGPIIATFAIAMLSKSIGEKAMNTGIFAGVLLNLMLWLFAESYIFWFWWNATGFFMTVFTAWAAEKAFTTQEERSVYSLAPIEFRFKETAVLSAYFAAILLFSVSLAFWL, encoded by the coding sequence ATGAACTATCTTGATTGGCTGGTAATCGCTTTGTATGCAGCCGGATTGATAGGCCTGAGCTACTATCTGAGCAGGGGGCAAAGCACTACCGAAGATTACTATCTTGGGAGCAAAAACTTCAGGTGGTGGCAGGTGGGGCTTTCCACCATGGCAACCCAGCTTGGTGCCGTCAGTTTTATTTCGGCGCCCGCATTTGTGGGGCTCAGACAGGGAGGCGGCCTGCAGTGGCTAACCTATGAATTTGCCGTCCCCATAGCGATGATTTTTCTGATCATCTTTATCTTTCCGCCGCTTTATAAATCAGGCATTATCAGCATTTATTCCTACCTGGGAAACCGGTTCGGAAAAAGCACAACCAAAATTTTGAGTGCTGTTTTTCAGTTCAGCCGGGCCTTTGCAGCGGGTATCACGGTTTACGCAGTTGCCATTGTTCTGGAAGCCGTTTTTGGTATCCCGCTCTGGATTAATATACTGGTTACCGGCCTTGTTGCTCTCATTTATGACTACCTGGGCGGGATGAAGGCTATTGTGATTTCGGACGTGATTCAAATGGCTATCCTGTTTATCGGATTTCTTATCTGCTCCTACATTGCATTTGATCTGATAGGCGGCTGGAATGTATTTATGGATAACCTGGACAGAAGCCGGCTGGATGCGGTCTCCTTTTCAAATCTGGGCATTGGTGACGGTGAGGAGTTCGGATTCTGGCCCATGGTGGTTGGAGGGTTTTTTCTCTACACCGCTTACTACGGATGTGATCAGAGTCAGGCGCAGCGCATACTCTCGAGCAAGGATATGAAAAACGTTCGCAAAGCCCTTCTGTTCAACGGGTTTTGTCGTTTTCCAACGGTACTGCTTTATTGCGGAATGGGCCTGTTGATAGGAACCTTTGCAATGATGACACCACAGTTTTTGGGCAGTATCCCCGAAGGTCAGTCCGATTACATGGTACCCCTCTTTATTGTGGAATATCTACCGAACGGACTGATCGGGCTGCTGGTGGCGGCTATTCTGGCAGCGGCCATGTCGTCGCTCGACTCTGCCCTGAACTCTCTGAGTGCGGCAACCGTGCAGGATTTTATATTGCCTTCGCGCAAAGGCCATGTTTCTATGGATCAGCAGTTCAGGCTTTCGAAAAAGTACACGGTATTCTGGGGCGTTATTTGTGTGTTGCTTGCATTCTCTGCCGGAAATATTGCACCAACCGTAATTGAAGCCATTAATAAAATCGGATCTCTCTTTTATGGTCCCATTATCGCTACATTCGCGATTGCGATGCTAAGCAAGTCTATTGGCGAAAAAGCGATGAATACCGGAATATTTGCGGGCGTTCTGCTCAATCTGATGCTTTGGCTGTTTGCTGAATCCTACATTTTCTGGTTTTGGTGGAATGCAACCGGATTTTTTATGACCGTATTTACCGCCTGGGCAGCCGAAAAGGCATTTACTACCCAAGAAGAGAGATCCGTCTATTCGCTTGCGCCCATTGAGTTCAGGTTTAAAGAGACTGCGGTTCTGTCGGCTTACTTTGCGGCCATTCTGCTATTCAGCGTTTCACTGGCTTTCTGGCTGTAA
- a CDS encoding VCBS repeat-containing protein encodes MPIVWLFSACSSQSDTRFKELPSDRTGIDFENRVTNTPDFNIQNYLYFYDGGGVAAGDIDNDGLPDLFFVSNAGDHKLYRNLGEFRFEDVTEISGILGEEGSWTTGVTMADVNGDGYLDIYLSRVTYLTKSGANQLWINNGDGTFTDLASDYGLDFEGYSTQAAFFDYNGNGRLDLFLLNHSFHNENTYGRADQLRARPDPKAGDRLFRNDGNRFTDVTEQAGIISSALGYGLGLAVTDINLDGHPDIYVGNDFHEDDYFYINNGDETFTELLYSMVGHTSNSSMGNDIGDINNDGLPDIISLDMMPMDHETFLRSGGPDIMIVKEAKRNFGFGEKNNRNTLQVNRGFSPDTGLPVFSETAFSSGIARTDWSWASLFADFDNDGLQDLFVTNGMPGRPNDLDYVAALQSLRSEYSGQELDRRLFSLIESMPDVRVPNKMFYNRGDFTFADSTESWGFSRPGFSSGAVHADLDGDGLLDLAVSNINEPASIFQNSNGTAASESRNYLKIKLNGSGNNRTGIGSKVFLYSGDKIFYREQFPVRGFQSSVDHTLHFGLGSRSDIDSLLVVWPEGSYQVLQEPDLNRTLELQISDAEAGFDYSRIRPERSETPIQEVSDGPQIDYVHQENRFDDFYREPLVPYKQSRRGPATAVADVNGDGLDDFFAGGSRGRSAVLYIQQSDGSFMASEQEAFARDSQTEDVDAVFFDANSDGFSDLYVASGGYEYPTDSPLLSDRLYLNDGNGLFTRAGSAIPEHRVNSGVVRAADFNGDGHQDLFIGGHADPWKYGIGPRSVLLRNDGTGNFEDVTREMAPDILTIGNVTSAAWIDVPGKQLPDLVIAGEWMPIYYLENTGDRMNPVSAEKGLDGLSGLWQVLRSDDINGDGLPDLIAGNFGTNSRLQPYLDGTVTLYINDFDGNGQTEPLVAVSENGMEFPFEQLDELKGQITTIPNEPDSYSQFAGSSTRNLFGSDLLDEALQKELHETRSMVFLNTEEGVYRRMPLPEPAQWFPVMAIYPDDVDGDGHTDLILGGNILDVKPSYGGAQDAGHGLLLKGNGNGEFSSLPQHRSGFYAPGEIRGIESLMLYQAGKLILVIRNNDKPLYFTFPGTP; translated from the coding sequence TTGCCTATTGTATGGTTGTTTTCTGCCTGCAGCTCGCAGTCCGATACCCGATTTAAAGAACTGCCCTCCGACCGAACAGGTATAGATTTCGAAAATCGGGTAACCAACACCCCTGATTTCAATATTCAGAACTACCTCTATTTTTATGACGGCGGAGGTGTAGCCGCCGGTGATATTGACAATGACGGTTTGCCGGATCTCTTTTTTGTATCCAATGCCGGTGATCACAAACTATACCGTAATCTGGGAGAGTTCAGGTTTGAAGACGTAACTGAAATTTCCGGAATTTTGGGTGAAGAGGGGAGCTGGACCACCGGGGTTACCATGGCCGATGTGAATGGTGACGGATATCTGGATATTTACTTAAGCAGGGTGACGTACCTCACGAAATCAGGTGCCAATCAGCTATGGATCAACAATGGAGACGGTACTTTTACCGATCTCGCATCCGATTACGGGCTAGATTTTGAAGGTTATTCCACACAGGCCGCCTTTTTTGACTACAATGGCAATGGGCGACTGGATCTGTTTCTGCTGAACCACTCTTTTCATAATGAAAATACATATGGCAGGGCCGATCAGCTGAGGGCGCGGCCCGACCCGAAAGCGGGCGACCGCCTGTTTCGCAATGATGGCAATCGTTTTACCGACGTTACGGAACAGGCAGGCATCATCAGCAGTGCACTGGGGTATGGGCTTGGCCTTGCCGTTACGGATATCAACCTGGATGGCCATCCCGATATCTATGTTGGAAATGACTTTCATGAAGACGACTACTTCTACATTAACAATGGAGACGAAACCTTTACGGAGCTGCTCTACTCCATGGTTGGGCATACCAGTAACTCCTCCATGGGAAATGATATCGGCGATATCAACAATGACGGATTGCCGGATATTATATCGCTGGATATGATGCCGATGGATCACGAAACCTTTCTCAGGTCCGGCGGACCTGATATTATGATTGTGAAGGAGGCCAAACGGAATTTCGGATTTGGTGAGAAAAACAATCGCAATACTCTTCAGGTGAACCGAGGTTTCTCGCCCGATACGGGCCTCCCGGTTTTCAGCGAGACGGCATTTTCATCCGGAATTGCCCGTACAGACTGGAGCTGGGCGTCGCTCTTTGCCGATTTCGACAATGACGGGCTTCAGGATCTGTTTGTGACCAACGGCATGCCCGGCAGGCCGAATGACCTGGACTATGTAGCGGCCTTGCAGTCTCTGCGCTCCGAGTATTCAGGACAGGAACTCGACAGGCGGTTGTTTTCGCTTATTGAGTCGATGCCGGATGTACGTGTTCCAAACAAAATGTTTTATAATCGCGGTGATTTCACCTTTGCTGACTCTACAGAATCCTGGGGCTTTTCAAGGCCCGGTTTCTCGTCGGGTGCCGTTCATGCTGACCTGGACGGTGACGGACTTCTTGACCTTGCAGTAAGTAATATCAACGAACCTGCATCCATCTTCCAGAACAGTAACGGCACCGCAGCATCGGAAAGCAGAAACTATCTGAAAATTAAACTGAACGGTTCCGGTAATAATCGGACGGGTATTGGCAGCAAAGTATTTTTATACAGCGGCGACAAGATATTCTACAGAGAACAGTTTCCGGTTCGGGGATTTCAATCTTCCGTAGATCATACACTGCATTTTGGGCTGGGCAGCAGAAGTGATATCGATTCTCTGCTTGTTGTCTGGCCGGAGGGTTCCTACCAGGTTTTGCAGGAACCGGACCTTAACCGCACCCTGGAGCTTCAAATATCTGATGCGGAGGCCGGCTTTGACTATTCACGGATTCGTCCTGAGCGTTCCGAAACACCGATTCAGGAGGTGTCAGACGGTCCGCAAATCGACTATGTGCATCAGGAGAATCGGTTTGATGATTTTTACAGAGAACCTCTCGTTCCTTACAAACAGTCAAGGCGCGGGCCCGCAACAGCCGTGGCTGACGTAAACGGTGACGGCCTCGACGATTTTTTTGCGGGAGGATCGCGCGGCAGGTCCGCAGTACTCTACATCCAGCAATCTGACGGCAGCTTCATGGCATCGGAGCAGGAGGCATTTGCACGTGACAGCCAGACAGAAGATGTGGATGCCGTGTTTTTTGACGCCAATTCCGATGGATTTTCGGATCTTTATGTTGCAAGCGGAGGGTACGAATATCCAACGGACTCCCCGCTGCTGAGTGATAGATTGTACCTGAATGATGGAAACGGCCTTTTTACCAGAGCCGGTTCAGCAATACCGGAGCATCGAGTAAACAGCGGAGTGGTTCGCGCCGCAGACTTTAACGGAGACGGTCATCAGGATCTGTTTATCGGTGGCCATGCCGACCCGTGGAAGTACGGAATAGGCCCACGAAGCGTACTGCTTAGAAACGACGGCACCGGAAACTTTGAAGATGTTACCAGGGAGATGGCTCCCGACATACTTACCATAGGAAATGTGACCTCTGCGGCCTGGATTGATGTGCCCGGCAAGCAGCTCCCCGACCTGGTGATAGCAGGAGAGTGGATGCCGATTTACTACCTGGAGAATACCGGAGATAGGATGAACCCGGTAAGCGCGGAGAAAGGCCTTGATGGCTTGAGCGGGCTATGGCAGGTGCTGCGGTCTGATGATATAAACGGTGACGGTCTTCCCGACCTGATTGCTGGAAATTTTGGCACGAACAGCCGGCTGCAGCCCTATTTGGATGGTACCGTAACACTATATATCAATGATTTTGACGGAAACGGGCAAACCGAACCTTTGGTTGCTGTTTCGGAAAACGGAATGGAGTTCCCATTTGAGCAGCTGGATGAGCTGAAAGGACAAATTACAACCATTCCAAACGAACCGGATTCATACAGTCAATTTGCCGGTTCATCAACCCGAAACCTCTTTGGTTCGGATCTGCTTGATGAGGCTCTACAGAAAGAACTGCACGAAACCAGGTCTATGGTTTTTTTGAATACGGAAGAGGGAGTGTACCGGCGGATGCCGCTTCCCGAACCGGCCCAGTGGTTCCCGGTAATGGCAATCTATCCGGATGACGTGGATGGAGACGGACATACCGATCTGATTCTAGGCGGAAATATTCTTGATGTAAAACCCAGCTATGGAGGTGCGCAGGATGCAGGGCACGGATTGCTTTTAAAAGGAAACGGGAACGGTGAATTCTCTTCCCTGCCGCAGCACAGAAGCGGATTTTACGCTCCGGGTGAAATCAGGGGTATCGAAAGCCTTATGCTGTATCAGGCTGGAAAGTTGATTCTTGTGATCCGGAACAACGATAAACCTCTTTACTTTACGTTTCCCGGGACACCGTAA